AGATCCGTGAGCATGACATGGCGATTTTCCGCGAGTTGATCAACCGCCAGCTGCTGGACGCCGTCATGCCGGCCCACGTCATCTATACTGAAGCGGATCCGCGTCCGGCCAGTGGCTCGCCTTACTGGCTGCAGCAGATCCTGCGTCAGGAGTTGGGCTTCGACGGCGTGATTTTCTCCGACGATCTGTCGATGGAAGGCGCCGCCATCATGGGCAGCTACGCCGAGCGTGGTCAGGCCGCGCTGGACGCCGGTTGCGACATGATCCTGGTGTGCAATAACCGCGCCGGTGCGGTCAGCGTGTTGGATAACCTGTCCCCGGTCAAAGCAGAGAAGGTGAAGCGGTTATATCATCGCGGTCAGTTCACCCGTCAGGAACTGCGCGACTCTGAGCGCTGGCAGCAGGCGCACAAGGCGCTCAGCGCGCTGAGCGAACGCTGGGAGGAGCACAAGCAGCGTTCGCAAGGGTGAATCCAGGCGCCGCATTGCGGCGCAGAGCGGAAATGATGAGGGCCGCGCCTGCGGCCCTTGGCTTGTTGCGAGGATCCACATGATTATCTATTTGCACGGCTTCGATTCCACCAGTCCCGGCAATCATGAAAAGGTGTTACAGCTGCAGTTTATCGATCCGGACGTGCGCTTTATCAGCTACAGCACGCTGCATCCGCGTCACGACATGCAGCATCTGTTGAAAGAGGTGGACAAGGCGGTGCAGCAGGGCGGCGATGCGCATCCGTTGATCTGCGGGGTCGGCCTCGGCGGCTTCTGGGCGGAGCGCATCGGCTTCCTGTGCGGCATTCGCCAGGCGATGTTCAACCCCAATCTGTACCCGGAAGAGCACATGCACGGCAAGATAGACCGGCCGGAAGAGTATCGCGATATCGCCACCAAGTGCGTGGAGGATTTCCGCGAGAAGAACCGCGACCGCTGTCTGGTGGTGCTGTCGCGGCACGACGAGGTGCTGGATAACCGGCGCAGCGCCGAATTGCTGCATCACTACTACGAGATCGTGTGGGATGAACAGCAGACGCACAAGTTCAAAAACATCTCACCCCATCTGCAGCGGATCAAGGCGTTCAAAGCGCTGGGTTAACAGTTTCATAACGCTGCCGCGAGCCGCGCCCACCGTTTGCTACCGACGGGAAGTGCGGCTTTTTTGTACGCCAGGGTGAAGTTTTTCGCGGCAATCGGCAAAATTTAAAACTGTGACTCAGCGCTAACTATTTGAATCACAATCCCCAAAAAATCCCCTCGTCCAGCCTTTAACCGAAAAAATTTGATGTACGTCAATTTTGGTATGACCAAATAACCTTGCATGTTATTCTGGCCTCAGAGAGCCGATTTATTTTAAGCGAACCCTATGTATTCTAAGGATATTATTTATTTACCCTGGGATAACAAATGGTTCACATTTAGGGGGTTATTTTGACAACGCCAAAGAAGAAAATCGTTATTGTTGGCGGCGGCGCCGGTGGCTTGGAGCTGGCGACCAGCCTGGGCCATAAGCTTGGCCGCAAGAACAAAGCGGAGATCACGCTGGTAGATCGCAACCACAGCCATTTGTGGAAACCGTTGCTGCACGAAGTGGCGACCGGTTCCCTCGATGACGGCGTGGATGCGCTCAGCTACCTGGCGCACGCGCGCAATCACCATTTCAGCTTCCAACTGGGGTCGTTGACCAATATCAATCGCGAAACCCAAACGCTGCAGCTGGCTCAGATCTGCGACGAACAGGGCGGCGAGCTGGTGCCGGCGCGCGAATTGCCGTACGACATCCTGGTGATGGCGCTGGGCAGCACCTCGAACGATTTCGGTACCCCGGGCGTGAAAGAGCACTGCATCTTCCTGGATAACCCGCATCAGGCGCGTCGTTTCCACAACGAAATGCTCAACCTGTTCCTGAAGTTCTCGGCGCAGCCGGGGCAAAAAGAGCGGGTCAACATCGCTATCGTCGGCGGCGGCGCCACCGGCGTTGAGCTGTCCGCCGAACTGCACAACGCGGTGAAGCAGCTGCACAGCTACGGTTTCGAAGGCCTGGATAACAGTGCATTGAACGTGACGCTGGTGGAAGCCGGCGAGCGCATTCTGCCGGCGCTGCCGCCGCGCATTTCCGCTGCGGCGCACCAGGAGCTGATCAAACTGGGCGTGCGCGTGCTGACCAACACCATGGTGACCAGCGCCGATGCCAAAGGCCTGAACACCAAGGGCGGCGAGTTCATCGACGCCGATCTGATGGTGTGGGCGGCCGGCATCAAGGCGCCGGACTTCATGAAAGATATTGGCGGCCTGGAAACCAACCGCATCAACCAACTGGTGGTGGAGCCGACGCTGCAGACTACGCGCGATCCGAACATCTTCGCCATCGGCGACTGCGCCTCTTGCCCGAAAGAGGGCGGCGGTTTCGTCCCACCGCGCGCCCAGTCGGCGCACCAGATGGCCTCGCGCTGCGCTACCAATATTCTGGCGCTGATGAACGGCCAGACGCTGAAGCCTTACGTGTATAAAGACCACGGCTCGCTGGTGTCTCTGTCGCGCTTCAGCACCGTCGGCAGCCTGATGGGCAACCTGATGCGCGGCTCGATGATGGTGGAAGGGCGCATCGCGCGCTTCGTTTACATCTCGCTGTACCGCATGCACCAGGTGGCGCTGCACGGCTACATCAAAACCGGCCTGATGATGCTGGTGGGCGGCATCAACCGGGTGATTCGCCCGCGTCTGAAAATGCACTGATCCTGCCTTTGTCGACCAACCCGCGCCGGTTCGCCCGCGCGGGTTTTTTTATGGCAGTGTGAGGCGATCGGCGGCGGTTGTTTGATTCTTCAGCATAAGCTGTCGCCGCCATGGGTAAAATTCTTAAGATTCCTCCTAAACAGCGGGAAAACGGCCGTTTTCCCGCATTTTTGGTCCCCTTGTCTTATTGCGAGGCCTCAGATCATTGTGCAGACTTTACCTCGTTTACAGACGGCGCGTCGCGCACGCCGTAAACCGGGATACCGCAAGCCGCCCATGCGCAAAATAATAAGCGCGGTGCAGCCGGTCACAGACCCCGGACAAAATGCGTGGTAACACTTTCAGGAGGTTTCCTGTGAACAAGTCAATGTTAGCCGGTGTTGGGATTGGTATCGCTGCCGCTCTGGGGATTGCCGCGGTAGCCAGCCTGGACGTCTTTTCTGCCGGTCCGCAGTACGCGCAGGTGCTCGCCGCAACGCCGATTAAAGAAACCATCAAAACGCCGCGTCAGGAATGCCGCAACGTCACCGTTACGCACCGTGCACCGGTGCAGGATGAAAACCGCATCGCCGGTTCTGTGCTGGGCGCAGTGGCGGGCGGCGTGATCGGCCACCAGTTCGGCGGCGGTCGCGGGCGCGACGTGGCGACCGTGGTCGGCGCGCTGGGCGGCGGCTATGCCGGTAACCAGGTGCAAGGGGCGATGCAGAACAACGACGTCACCACCAGCGTTCAGCAGCGTTGCAGAACGGTCTACGACAAATCCCAGAAAATGCTGGGCTATGACGTGACCTACAAGATCGGCAACCAGCAGGGCAAGATCCGCATGGATCACGATCCGGGCACGCAAATCCCGTTGGATAAAAACGGCCAACTGGTGCTGAACAGAGCCTGATCGCCACATTCGAATTAAGCCCGCGGGCAGTGTTAGTTCTGATCGTTTAACCCGGTTAAGCGAGCGGCGTTAACATTGACGCGGGTTTCTGTTTTCTGCCTGCCCAAAATTTGCGATCGTTCTAATGCCTGCGTGCGATATCACTGGGCAAAACTTCAAAAAAGCCCCCGCGTTTGTTATATTATTGTGCGATTAAGCGGTGTTATCGGCGCCAATCGCCGCACCGGTCAAACCCGAGTATTTCGTCTCGCAGAGATAACGACATGTTAGATTTTCGCTTTCCGACAGCGTTGCAAATGGTCCTTAGCGTCGCCGTAGCTGAGAAGCAGGGCATGCGTTCGACGAGCGCTACGCTCGCCGCCACTCTGGAAGACAATCCCAGCTTTATCCGCAAATTGATGGTTCCGCTGACCAAAGACGGCATCATCGTTTCCACCCTGGGCCGAAACGGCTCTATCCACCTCGGCCGCCCGGCGGAAGAGATCACCCTGCGGGACATCTATCTGGCGGTGATCGACGACAAGCGCATCTGGGCTTCCCGCCCTGAAGTGCCGGCCCGGTGCCTGGTGAGCGCCAACGCCTGCTGGTATTTCAAATCGGTGGTGAACGAAGCCGAGCAGGCTTCGCTCGCGGTGCTGGCGCGCCATACCGTGGCCGATTCGTTGGCCGAGCTGGAGCGGGGCGACAAGCGCGCCTGCGCGGAATACGCCGCCGCGCAAGAGGCAGAAGCCGCCGGTAAATAATGCCGGATGGAACGCATAAAAAAGGTCGGGCATTGCCCGACCTTTTTGCATGTAAAGACGATGATTACGCCGTCTGTGGCTGTGATCTACGCGCCACCAGACGCCGCAGGGTGACGTAGAACACCGGCGTCAGGAACAGCCCGAACAGGGTCACCCCCAACATGCCGGAGAACACCGTGATACCGGTGACGCCGCGCACCTCGGCGCCGGCGCCGTGGCCGAGGATCAGCGGGATGGTGCCGGCGATGAAGGCGATGGAGGTCATCACGATCGGCCGCAGTCGCAGGCGGCAAGCTTCCAGCGCCGCTTCGACGATGCCTTTGCCCTGCATTTCCAGCTCGCGGGCGAACTCGACGATCAGAATGGCGTTCTTACAGGCCAGCCCCATCAGGACGACCAACCCGACCTGCACGAACACGTTGTTGTCGCCGCCGGTCAGCCACACGCCGAACAGCGCCGACAGCATGGTCATCGGTACGATCAGGATCACCGCCAGCGGCAGCGTCCAGCTTTCGTACAGCGCCGCCAGCGCGAGGAACGCCAGCAGCACCGCCACCGGGAACACCACCAGCGCGGCGTTGCCCTGGGTCGATTGCTGGTAACTCAAATCGGTCCACTGGATGTTCATGCCGTTCGGCAGCAGCTTGCCGGCCATCTGCGTCAGCGCGCCCATCGCCTGGGTAGAGGAGAGCACGCGCGGATCGGCGTCGCCGATCAGGTCCGCCGCCGGGAAACCGTTATAGCGGATCACCGGATCCGGGCCGTAGGTGGTGCCGATGCTGACCATGCTGCCGATCGGCACCATTTCACCTTTGTCGTTGCGGGTGCGCAGGTTGGCGATGTCTTCCACGCTGTCGCGGAACTGGCCGTCGGCCTGCGCCATCACCTTCCAGGTGCGGCCGTAGCGGTTGAAGTCGTTGATGTAAGACGAACCGAGATAGGTCTGCAGCGTGCTGAACAGCGCATTGAGCGGCACGCCTTGCGCCTTGGCCTTGTCGCGATCGATTTTGGCGTCCAGCTGCGGCACGTTGGCCTGATACGAGGAGATCGGGAACCCCATCCCCGGCGTTTGCATAATGGCGCCGGACATCGTATTGATCGCCGTTTGCAGCGCGCCGTAACCCAGCCCGCCGCGATCCTGCACATACAGCGAATAGCCGGAGCCCTGGCCGATGCCGAGGATCGGCGGCGGCATGATTGAGAAGGCGAAGCCTTCCTGAATCTGTGAAATGCGCGCGTTGATCTCGGCGTTGATCTGCGCCGCAGTGCGGGTACGGGTGCTCAACGACTCCAGCGCGAAGAATACCGTGCCGGTATTCGGCGTATTGGTGAACTGCAGCGCGTTCAAGCCGGGGAAGGCCACCGCATCGGTGACGCCGTCCACGCTCAGACCGATGGCGCTCATCTTGCGGATCACCGCATCGGTGCGTTCCAGCGAGGCGCCTTCCGGCATTTTCACGCCGCCGATCAGGTACAGCTTGTCCTGCGTCGGGATAAAGCCGCCAGGCACGGTCTTGAACATCACGCCGGCGGCGGCCAGCAGCAGCAGATAGACGACGAACACCGCGCCGCGCCGCCCCAGCACGCGGGAGACACCGCGCTGGTAGCGTTGCGAACCGCTGGCGAAGAAGCGGTTGAACGGCCGGAACAGCCAGCCGAACAGCCGGTCGATCAGGCGCGAAGGCAAATCTTTCGGCGCACCGTGCGGTTTGAGCAAGCGCGCCGCCAGCGCCGGTGAGAGGGTCAGCGAGTTGATGGCGGAGATCACCGTCGAAATGGCGATGGTGACGGCGAACTGCTTGTAGAACTGGCCGGTAACGCCCGAAAGGAACGCCATCGGCACGAACACCGCACACAGCACCACGGCGATGGCGATGATCGGGCCGGAGACTTCGCGCATCGCCTGGTGCGCCGCCGCCAGCGGCGATAGCCCCTCTTCGATATTACGCTCTACGTTTTCCACCACCACGATGGCGTCATCCACCACGATGCCGATCGCCAGCACCAGCCCGAACAGGCTGAGGGTATTGAGCGAGAAGCCCAGCAGATACAGCGCCGCGAAGGTGCCCACCACGGAGATCGGTACCGCCAGCAGCGGAATGATCGAGGCGCGCCAGGTCTGCAGGAACAGAATGACCACCAGCACCACCAGGATCACCGCTTCCAGCAGGGTATCGACCACCGCGCTGATCGAATCGCGCACGAACACCGTCGGATCGTAAGGCGATTTCCAGCTCATGCCGTCCGGAAAGCGGGTCGCCAGCTCGGCCATCTTGCCGCGCACTGCGTCCGACAGCTCGATGGCGTTGGCGCCCGGCGACTGGAAGATACCGATGCCGACCGCATCCTTGTTATTGAGCTGGGCGCGCAGCGCGTAGCTGCCGGAGCCCATTTCGATGCGCGCCACGTCGCGCAGCCGCACGATCTCGCCGTTGTCGCCGCTCTTGAGGATGATGTTGCCGAACTCTTCTTCGGTTTGCAGGCGGCCCTGGGCGTTGATCGACAGCAGATAGTCGCTGCGCGTCGGCATCGGCTCCGCGCCGAGCTGGCCGGCGGAGACCTGCACGTTCTGCTCCTGCATGGCGCTTACTACGTCGGAGGCGGTCAGGCCACGCGCGGCGACCTTGTTCGGATCGAGCCAGATGCGCATCGCATACTCACCGGCGCCGAAGATCTGCACCTGGCCGACGCCCGGCAGGCGAGCCAGCTCATCCTTGACCTTCAGGGTGGCGTAGTTACGCAGGTACAGCGAATCGTACTTGCCGGAAGGCGATACCAGATGTACCACCAACGTCAGCGCCGGGGACTGCTTCTGGGTGGTGATGCCCTGGCGGCGCACGTCTTCCGGCAGGCGCGCTTCGGCCTGCGCCACGCGGTTTTGCACCTGTACCTGCGCCTGATCGGGATCGGTGCCGGGGCGGAAGGTGACGGTGGTCACCAGCACGCCGTCGGAACCGGCGACCGATTTCATGTACATCATGTTTTCGACGCCGTTGATCGCTTCTTCCAGCGGCGTGGCCACCGTTTCAGCGATCTCTTTCGGGTTGGCGCCCGGATATTCTGCGCGCACCTGCACGCTGGGCGGCACCACGTCCGGGTACTCGCTGATCGGCAGCAGCGGGATGGCGATCGCTCCGGCGACAAAAATCAGGATCGACAGCACTGCGGCAAAGATCGGCCGGTCGATGAAAAAACGGGAAAAGTCCATGGGTCAGAAGTCTCTGCTGGGAGCTTAGTTGAGTGCGGAAGCGATGGGGTTCATGGCGACGGCTTTCGCGTCGACCGGCATGCCCGGCATAAACACTTTCTGCATGCCGTCGACGATCACCCGATCGCCGTTTGCCAACCCTTTCTGCACGATGCGCAATCCTTCGGCCATGCGGCCCACGTCGATGTCGCGGCGCTGCGCCTTGCCGTCTTTGTCGACGATGTAAACGAATTTGCGGTTCTGGTCGGTCATCACCGCTTTGTCGTCGATCAACATGGCGTTGAACTCGGCGCTGCCGGGCATCTGCACCCGGGCGAACAGCCCCGGCGTGAAGCGGCGATCGCGGTTGTCGAGCAGGGCGCGCATGCGAATGGTGCCGGTACCGGCGTTAAGCTGGTTATCGGTGAAGTCCACCAGCCCTTGATGCGGAGTGCCGTCTTCGCCCACCAGGCCGACCTTCACCGGCAGGCGCGCGTCCTGCCGGCCCTGCTGTTGATAGCGCAGGAAGGTGGCTTCATCCACGTCGAAATAGACGTAGACCTTGTCGAGCGATACCAGCGTCGTCAATACGCTGGCGCTGTCGCCGGCGGTGACCAGGTTGCCGGCGGTGATCATCGCGCGGCTGGCGCGCCCGTCAATCGGCGCCGTAACGCGGGTAAAGTCGAGATTCAGCTGCGCCATATCGAGCTGGGCCTGCGCCGCCAGCACGTTGCTTTGTGCCTGAGCGGCGGATGACCGGCGTTGCTCCCAGACTTCCTGTGAGATGGCCTGAGTGCCGATCAGTTTCTCGGTGCGCGAGGATTCGCTGCGTGCCAGGGCGGCCTGGTTGCGTGCTCGCACCAGCTCGGCCTGCGCCTGCTCGCGCGCGGCGCGGTAGGTACGATCGTCGATGGTGAACAGTACCTGGCCTTTCTTCACCTCGTCGCCTTCGGTGTAGTTGACTCGTTCGATGTAGCCGGAGACCCGCGGGCGCAGCTGCACGCTTTGCACTGCTTCGACCCGGCCGTTGAACGCATCCCATTGGCTGATGGGCTTGACCACTACGCTGGCGGCGCTGACCACCGGCGGCGGTGGCGGGGCGTTATGCGCGACGCTGTTGTCGCACCCGGCGAGCAGGGTGGCCAGCAGCGCCACCCCGGAGAGCCGCTGGCCCAGAGCGACGGCGCGCGTGCGGCCGCCGGCGTTGAACGATGAGTTTGGTTGATTTGCCATTATTTTTATTCCGATAAGTAAGCGCGGTCAGGCCCCATACCCGGCCCTGTTCTCCGGGATTCGCCCCCGCGCCGGCATACGGTGAGGGGGCGGCTGCACCGTGCAGCGGCGCAGCGTTAGGTTTTGAAACACATTGGTGTCACATTAATGTATCAATATCGGTTACATTAATTGGGTGGAGTATAGTGGCGGCTTTCTGGTAAATGCAATAATAAAAATTGCATTTAAAGCGAAACTGTTGCAACGTATGTGCATCGGGCAGAGGGTGACCCTGCCGAATGATGGGAGCATCAGCATGAACACTACGGGCTTTATTACCGATTTGAAGGCGTGGATCGACAACAATCTGGAAGAAAAACTGGATATCAACACCGTGGCGGACCGCGCGGGCTATTCCAAATGGCATCTGCAGCGCATGTTCAAACGCCAGACCGGCTACGCGCTGGGGGAGTATATCCGCATGCAAAAACTGAAAGTGTCGGCGGAGCGCCTGGCCAACAGCGGCGAGCCTATCGTCAGCGTGGCGATTTCGCTCGGCTTCGACTCACAGCAGTCGTTCAACCGCAGCTTCAAACGTCAATTTGGCCAAACGCCGGGCGACTGGCGCCGCGCGTTGGCGCAGCCGGCGTCCATGGGGCGCACGCACCACTGAGCGGTTGGGGAGTGGGGATAAAAAAGCCTGAATATTGTTCGGGCTTTTTTTGTGTGAGTAAAGAGGGATTGATTCGCTGCGCTCACCCTACGGGCCGCCGTTGGCGGTCCAAAACGCGGGCGTTTTGTCGAACCCTGTCGAGGGTTCTCACCCTCCCGGTCGGTGCGCTATGCATACAAAAAAGCCTGAACTTTCGCTCAGGCTTTCTCGTTAGAATATGGCGGTGAGGGAGGGATTCGAACCCTCGATACACTTTCGCGTATACACACTTTCCAGGCGTGCTCCTTCAGCCACTCGGACACCTCACCATATTTTTTGTTGCGAAATCATCGCTGCAACGGGGCGCTACTATAGGGAGTGGGGCCGATCCGGTCAAGAATAATTTCTGTGTTTTTGTTCGTCCGCTCAAGCCGTGTGCACTTTGCTGAAAACTGCGGCGAACAATAGGGCAGAAGTCATGAAAGGGCGAGAAAATCAGGGGTAGGGTTCGTGGATAACCGGCGGAAATGGGAATCACGGTCGCAGAGGGGCAAAGATGCTCGCCCCTCTCGGCGGTGCACCATGCAAAAAAAAAGCCTGGACGCGAATCCAGGCTTTCTCTTTAAATTTGGCGGTGAGAGAGGGCTTGATTCGCTGCGCTCACCCTGCGGGCCGCCGTTGGCGGTCCAAAACGCTGGCGTTTTGTCGAACCCTGTCGAGGCTTCTCGCCCCTCTCGGCGGTGCACCATGCAAAAAAAAGCCTGGACGCGAATCCAGGCTTTCTTTTTAAATTTGGCGGTGAGAGAGGGCTTGATTCGCTGCGCTCACCCTGCGGGCCGCCGTTGGCGGTCCAAAACGCTGGCGTTTTGTCGAACCCTGTCGAGGCTTCTCGCCCCTCTCGGCGGTGCACCATGCAAAAAAAAGCCTGGACGCGAATCCAGGCTTTCTTTTTAAATTTGGCGGTGAGAGAGGGGTTCGAACCCTCGATACACTTTCGCGTATACACACTTTCCAGGCGTGCTCCTTCAGCCACTCAGACACCTCACCGTTTTGTTGTCGAAAACGCGTTGCGCTGTCGACGGGCGCTAATGTAGGAGAATCTGATCTCAGCGTCAACCCTCTTATTTCATTCTCATGACCGTTTAGCCAAACTTGCAGCAATTTGCTGATTTACCGAACGATATTCCCACTCGCGGCCGCCGGCGGACAGGGCAGGCAGCGGTTGGTATCCATAAAAGACGATTGTTTGACCTTTTTCTGTACGGATAGCTCAATATATCGCCATTGAGATGGGGTTGTTTGCTATTATATGCATTAATACTGGATTATTAGTCAGATGTGTCGCTAAATGGAATCATGTCGGCACGGCGTTTTTGGCAAGGAACATCACGTCGCCGCGCAGATTGCCGGGTGACAGGCCGGCGATATCGCAGACAGGGACAGACTCATTACATAATAATGCAGTAGAGGTTCGTTTTGACTCCTTCAGATGCCATGCCGGCGCCGCAAGCGCGCCATGCCATTCCCCCCGGTGCGGGGGCGCTGTTCTTCATCCAGATCTTCGCCACGCTGGGCTTCGCCGTACTCTATTCCACGCTGGTGCTCTACGCCACCAAGCGGCTGGGCTTCAACGAAAGCAGCGCCAACGCCATGATGGGCGTGTTCGGGGCCTTCAACTATGGCCTGCACATGTTCGGCGGTTACCTCGGAGGCCGTTTCCTCAGCAACCGCAACCTGTTCGTGCTCGGCATGGTGCTGCAGGTGATCGGCTGCGCGTTGATTGCCGTGGCGGGCGTGTGGGGGTTGTACTGGGGGCTGGCGATGTTCTTGACCGGCAGCGGCCTTAACGTCACCTGCATCAATATGATGCTCACCCAGCGTTTCAAGCCGGATGACGATCGGCGCGAGTCGGCGTTCCTGTGGAACTACGCCGGTATGAACCTCGGGTTCTTCGTCGGCTTTACCGTCGCCGGTTATTTCCAACTGACGGAAAACTACCGCGCACTGTTCCTGTTCGCCACGCTGGGCAACGCGGCGGCGATCATCGTCGCCGTCTGCCGCTGGCGCATTCTGGCGGATCTCAATACCCCGCTGCACGACGCCAGCCGCAGCCAATACCGTTGGCGCATGCTGGTCGGGCTGGCGGTGCTGGTGGCGCTGGTGCCGATCATCCGGGTGATGCTGACCCACGCCGAGTTCAGCGGCCACTTCGTGATCGTGCTCGGCGCGCTGATCTTCCTGACGCTGTGTGTGGTGACGCTGCGCCACCACCCGCGTGAAGAGCGCCGCAGAATGGCGGCCTATCTGATCCTGGCGCTGGGCTCGCTGGTGTTTTGGGCGCTGTACCAGCTGGCACCGATGGGGTTGATGCTGTTCTCCGAGCACAACATCAACCTGAACGTTTACGGCATTCAGGTGGCGCCGCAGTGGATCCAGAACATCAACACGCTGGTAATCGTAGTGGGTGGCCCGCTGCTGGCCTGGTGGTTCAACCGCCTGCGCGCCCGCGGTTGCAACATCGACATTCCGCTGCAGTTCTCCGGATCGCTGTTCTGCATCGGCTTGGGCATGCTGGTGCTGCCGCTGGGCATCAGCATGGCGGGCGGCGACGGGCTGGTGGCATTCAAATGGATCGTTATCAGCTATGTGCTGCAAAGCGTCGGTGAATTGATGATCTCGCCGATCGGTTACGCGATGATTGGCAAGCTGGCGCCGCCGCGCTATCAGGGCGTGATGATGGGCTGCTGGATGATGGTGACCGGCGTCGCCTCGGTGCTGGCGGGCTACGTCTCCGGCCTGATGCCGGAAAACAGCGGCAGCACGCCGCTGCAAACTAACCCCGGCTACAGCGAAATCTTCAGCGCGTTGGGCTGGGGGGCGACGGGCGTCGGCGTGGCGATGCTGATTTTAATTCCGCTGCTGCGGCGCCTTATCCGGCGCGACGGCCCGTCTGCCGCCTGATTGGCGAGCGTGCACAACAGCCCCACTGGTCGGGGCTGTTTTTATTTTGGGCTTTAACGCTTGCATCCGGCGGCGAATCGCGGAAGGCTGGAGGAAAACCAATAAAAACAAACGGGAGCCCGCAGTATGAACATCATTTATTACCACCCCTTGTTTAACGCCCAGGAATGGCTGGCCGGCATCAAGCAACGCCTGCCGCAGGCCGAGATCCGCGAGTGGCAGCGCGGCGACGATCGGCCGGCCGATTATGCGCTGGTGTGGCGCCCACCGCACGAGATGCTGGCTAACCGCCGCGATCTGAAAGCGGTGTTCGCCCTTGGCGCCGGCGTTGACGCCATTCTCGATCAGGAGCGCAAACACCCTGGCACGCTGCCCGCCGGCGTGCCGCTGCTGCGGCTGGAGGATACCGGCATGGCGCAGCAGATGCAGGAATATGCGTTGAGCTATGTGCTTCGCTATTTCCGCCGTTTCGACGAGTATCAGGCGCTGCAGCAGCGGCAGGAATGGCAGCCGCTCGATCCGCACTCGCTGGATGATTTCACCATCGGTATCCTCGGCGCCGGCGTGCTGGGGCAGAGCGTGGCGCGCAAGCTGACCGAGTTTGGCTTTAGCGTGCGCTGCTGGAGCCGCAGCGCCAAACAGATCGACGGCGTGCAGAGCTTCGCCGGAGAGGCGCAGCGCGCGGCCTTCCTCGACGGCGTCAAATTGGTGATCAACCTGCTGCCCAATACGCCGGAAACTGTCGGCATTCTCAACCGCGAGCTGTTCGCTCAGCTGCAGCCGGGCGCCTATCTCATCAACATCGCGCGCGGCGCGCACCTGATTGAAGCCGATCTGTTGGCGGCGCTGGAGCAGGGGCAGCTGGCTGCCGCCACGCTG
The sequence above is drawn from the Serratia sp. FDAARGOS_506 genome and encodes:
- a CDS encoding peptide MFS transporter; this translates as MPAPQARHAIPPGAGALFFIQIFATLGFAVLYSTLVLYATKRLGFNESSANAMMGVFGAFNYGLHMFGGYLGGRFLSNRNLFVLGMVLQVIGCALIAVAGVWGLYWGLAMFLTGSGLNVTCINMMLTQRFKPDDDRRESAFLWNYAGMNLGFFVGFTVAGYFQLTENYRALFLFATLGNAAAIIVAVCRWRILADLNTPLHDASRSQYRWRMLVGLAVLVALVPIIRVMLTHAEFSGHFVIVLGALIFLTLCVVTLRHHPREERRRMAAYLILALGSLVFWALYQLAPMGLMLFSEHNINLNVYGIQVAPQWIQNINTLVIVVGGPLLAWWFNRLRARGCNIDIPLQFSGSLFCIGLGMLVLPLGISMAGGDGLVAFKWIVISYVLQSVGELMISPIGYAMIGKLAPPRYQGVMMGCWMMVTGVASVLAGYVSGLMPENSGSTPLQTNPGYSEIFSALGWGATGVGVAMLILIPLLRRLIRRDGPSAA
- a CDS encoding helix-turn-helix domain-containing protein, whose product is MNTTGFITDLKAWIDNNLEEKLDINTVADRAGYSKWHLQRMFKRQTGYALGEYIRMQKLKVSAERLANSGEPIVSVAISLGFDSQQSFNRSFKRQFGQTPGDWRRALAQPASMGRTHH
- the ghrA gene encoding glyoxylate/hydroxypyruvate reductase GhrA, with translation MNIIYYHPLFNAQEWLAGIKQRLPQAEIREWQRGDDRPADYALVWRPPHEMLANRRDLKAVFALGAGVDAILDQERKHPGTLPAGVPLLRLEDTGMAQQMQEYALSYVLRYFRRFDEYQALQQRQEWQPLDPHSLDDFTIGILGAGVLGQSVARKLTEFGFSVRCWSRSAKQIDGVQSFAGEAQRAAFLDGVKLVINLLPNTPETVGILNRELFAQLQPGAYLINIARGAHLIEADLLAALEQGQLAAATLDVFAHEPLPQDHPFWRHPHVTITPHIAAITLPQQAMDQIAANIRALEAGHAPAGVVDRQRGY